The following coding sequences lie in one Rhea pennata isolate bPtePen1 chromosome 10, bPtePen1.pri, whole genome shotgun sequence genomic window:
- the IREB2 gene encoding iron-responsive element-binding protein 2, translating into MDPARPGISYQPIIEALENYPQKKFYNVSKLGGTKYDTLPYSIRVLFESSVRNCDGFLVKETDAMNILDWKTKQNNVEVPFCPARVVLQDFTGIPAMVDFAAMREAVRNAGGDPVKVNPACPTDLTVDHSLQIDFSKCAIQNAPNPGGGDSQKPVAKLSPLKAQPRKLPCRGQTGCKGPCSAGDSSRNSGQFSAQIENTPILCPFHLQPVPEPETVLKNQEMEFGRNRERLQFFKWSLKVFKNISIIPPETGMAHQVNLEYLSRIVFEVEDFLYPDSVVGTDSHTTMVNGLGILGWGVGGIETEAVMLGMPVTLTLPEVVGCELTGTASPLATSIDIVLSITKQLRQADVAGKFVEFFGSGVSQLSVADRTTIANMCPEYGAILSFFPVDNVTLKHLKHTGFDKAKLEVTEAYLKAVKLFRNNESSSGEPEYSQIVQVSLSSIIPYVSGPKRSQDRVVVNNMKSDFQACLNEKSGVKGFQIAAEKQNDVVPVQYEGNEYKLSHGCIVIAAVISCTNNCNPSVMLAAGLLAKKAVEAGLVVKPYIRTSLSPGSGMVTHYLSSSGVLPYLSKLGFEVVGYGCSTCVGNTAPLPEAIRNAIKQGDIVACGVLSGTKNFEGRLCDCVRANYLASPPLVVAYAIAGTVRIDFETEPLGVGINGKSIYLRDIWPTRKELHAVEEECVISSMFKELKEKMEKGNKRWNLLEAPESNLFPWDLKSTYIRCPSFFDKLAKEPVSPHPIENAHVLLYLGDSVTTDHISPAGSIARSSAAAKYLTNKGLTPREFNSYGARRGNDAVMTRGTFANIKLLNKFIGKPAPKTIHFPSGQTLDVFEAAELYQKEGIPVIILAGKKYGLGSSRDWAAKGPFLLGVKAVLAESYEKVHKSQLIGIGIAPLQFLPGENPTTLGLTGREQFTVLFPQELSPGMTLDIKTSTGKVFSVIALFENDVEVTLYKYGGSLNFVARRFL; encoded by the exons ATGGACCCTGCCAGGCCAG GAATCTCTTATCAGCCCATAATTGAAGCATTAGAAAACTATCCACAAAAGAAGTTCTACAATGTCTCAAAGCTTGGAGGCACCAAATATG ATACTCTGCCTTATTCCATACGAGTGTTGTTTGAATCCAGCGTCCGTAACTGCGATGGCTTCTTAGTGAAAGAAACAGATGCTATGAACATTTTAGactggaaaacaaagcagaataatGTTGAAGTGCCCTTCTGTCCTGCCAGAGTTGTTCTTCAAGATTTTAC tGGAATTCCTGCAATGGTGGATTTTGCTGCCATGAGGGAAGCGGTGAGAAATGCTGGAGGAGATCCTGTGAAAGTCAATCCTGCCTGCCCAACTGATCTCACTGTTGACCATTCTCTGCAGATTGATTTCAGTAAATG TGCAATACAGAATGCTCCAAATCCTGGAGGTGGTGATTCACAGAAGCCAGTGGCAAAGCTTTCTCCGCTTAAAGCACAGCCTCGGAAGTTACCTTGCAGGGGTCAAACAGGTTGCAAGGGGCCATGTAGTGCTGGAGATTCGAGTCGCAACTCAGGACAATTTTCTGCGCAGATTGAGAACACACCCATCCTGTGTCCTTTTCATCTTCAGCCGGTGCCTGA GCCTGAGACAGTGTTGAAGAATCAAGAGATGGAATTTGGGAGAAATAGAGAGAGACTTCAGTTTTTTAAG TGGAGTTTGAAGGTTTTCAAGAATATTTCTATAATTCCACCTGAAACTGGAATGGCACACCAAGTTAACTTGGAATATTTGTCAAGAATTGTTTTTGAAGTTGAAGACTTCCTATATCCAGATAGTGTGGTTGGCACAGATTCTCATACAACCATGGTAAATGGCTTGGGTATCTTGGGCTGGG GTGTTGGAGGGATCGAAACAGAAGCGGTGATGCTGGGGATGCCGGTTACTCTCACTTTGCCTGAGGTGGTCGGATGTGAACTGACCGGCACGGCCAGCCCGCTTGCTACATCCATAGACATTGTCCTAAGCATTACGAAG CAACTTCGGCAAGCTGATGTCGCTGGAAAATTTGTTGAGTTTTTTGGGAGCGGAGTTTCCCAGCTCTCTGTAGCAGACCGAACCACAATAGCAAATATGTGTCCTGAATATGGTGCTATTCTGAGCTTTTTCCCTGTTGATAATGTGACATTAAAGCACTTAAAGCATACAG GTTTTGACAAGGCCAAGCTTGAGGTCACAGAAGCGTATCTTAAAGCTGTGAAgttatttagaaataatgaGAGTTCTTCTGGAGAACCTGAGTATTCCCAG atagtGCAAGTTAGTCTAAGTTCTATAATTCCATATGTCAGTGGCCCCAAGAGGTCCCAAGATAGAGTGGTGGTTAATAACATGAAAAGTGATTTCCAAGCCTGCTTAAATGAAAAG TCTGGTGTTAAAGGGTTCCAGATTGCAGCTGAGAAACAGAATGATGTTGTGCCTGTTCAGTATGAAGGAAATGAGTACAAACTATCTCATGGCTGTATTGTCATTGCTGCAGTGATCAGCTGTACAAATAACTGTAATCCATCTGTCATGCTTGCTGCAG gactTCTGGCCAAAAAAGCTGTTGAAGCTGGCCTAGTGGTTAAGCCCTACATAAGAACAAGTTTATCGCCGGGTAGTGGAATGGTTACACATTACCTCAGTTCAAGCGGAGTATTACCGTACCTCAGTAAACTTGG GTTTGAGGTTGTTGGTTATGGATGTTCAACTTGCGTTGGAAACACTGCTCCCTTGCCGGAAGCCATCAGGAATGCAATAAAACAG GGTGATATCGTTGCCTGTGGAGTGTTGTCTGGAACCAAGAATTTTGAAGGGCGTCTCTGTGACTGTGTCCGTGCCAACTACCTTGCTTCTCCACCATTAGTGGTTGCGTACGCGATAGCAGGCACTGTTAGAATAGACTTTGAGACTGAGCCTTTAG GTGTTGGCATTAATGGCAAAAGTATCTACTTACGAGATATTTGGCCCACCCGAAAAGAACTTCATGCAGTGGAGGAAGAGTGTGTAATATCATCCATGtttaaagaactgaaagaaaaaatggag aagGGAAACAAACGATGGAACTTGCTGGAAGCACCTGAGTCAAATTTATTCCCCTGGGATTTAAAATCTACTTACATCAGATGTCCTTCCTTTTTCGATAAACTT gcCAAAGAACCCGTTTCACCACACCCAATTGAAAATGCCCATGTCTTGCTCTATTTGGGTGATTCTGTAACTACGGATCACATATCCCCTGCTGGAAGCATTGCAaggagcagtgctgctgctaaGTATCTGACCAACAAAGG ACTCACACCTCGTGAATTCAACTCTTATGGAGCTCGACGAGGTAATGATGCTGTGATGACAAGAGGTACCTTTGCAAATATCAAGCTGCTGAACAAATTCATAGGAAAACCAGCTCCTAAGACAATTCACTTTCCATCAGGACAAACG CTAGATGTGTTTGAAGCAGCAGAATTGTACCAGAAAGAAGGCATCCCTGTAATTATTTTAGCAGGAAAGAAGTACGGACTCGGTAGCTCAAGAGACTGGGCAGCAAAAGGGCCTTTTTTACTG GGTGTTAAAGCTGTTCTAGCTGAAAGCTATGAGAAGGTTCATAAAAGTCAATTGATTGGAATTGGCATAGCTCCACTTCAGTTTCTTCCTGGGGAAAATCCAACTACTTTGGGTCTCACTGGCAGAGAACAGTTTACTGTATTGTTCCCTCAAGAGCTGTCACCAGGAATGACTTTGGATATTAAG acaaGCACTGGAAAAGTATTCAGCGTGATTGCCTTGTTTGAAAATGATGTGGAGGTAACTTTATACAAATATGGTGGAAGTCTAAACTTTGTGGCTCGAAGATTCTTATAG